In Drosophila bipectinata strain 14024-0381.07 chromosome 2R, DbipHiC1v2, whole genome shotgun sequence, one genomic interval encodes:
- the unc-104 gene encoding kinesin-like protein unc-104 isoform X4: MSSVKVAVRVRPFNSREIARESKCIIEMSGATTAITNPKVPPNTSESVKRFNFDYSYWSHDHHDADFSTQSMVYKDIGEEMLQHSFDGYNVCIFAYGQTGAGKSYTMMGRQEEQQEGIIPMICKDLFGRIQQTETDDLKYSVEVSYMEIYCERVRDLLNPKNKGNLRVREHPLLGPYVEDLSKLAVTDYQDIHDLIDEGNKARTVAATNMNETSSRSHAVFTIFFTQRRHDAMTDLTTEKVSKISLVDLAGSERADSTGAKGTRLKEGANINKSLTTLGKVISALAEVASKKKNAKKADFIPYRDSALTWLLRENLGGNSKTAMIAAISPADINYDETLSTLRYADRAKQIVCKAVVNEDANAKLIRELKEEIQKLRDLLKAEGIEVQEEDELTKSTVIKSPTKSRNRNGSTTEMAVDQLQASEKLIAELNETWEEKLKRTEEIRLQREAVFAEMGVAVKEDGITVGVFSPKKTPHLVNLNEDPNLSECLLYYIKDGLTRLGTHEANVPQDIQLSGSHILKEHCTFENRNSTVTLLPHKDAIIYVNGRKLVEPEVLKTGSRVILGKNHVFRFTNPEQARELRDKIETETEAENEVEKADTQQVDWNFAQCELLEKQGIDLKAEMKKRLDNLEEQYKREKLQADQQFEEQRKTYEARIDALQKQVEEQSMTMSMYSSYSPEDFHQEEDVYTNPNYESCWTAREAGLAAWAFRKWRYHQFTSLRDDLWGNAIFLKEANAISVELKKKVQFQFTLLTDTLYSPLPPELASSVAPLQQEDEFGAPPVSKTLVAVEVTDTKNGATHYWSLEKLRQRLELMREMYHNEAEMSPTSPDYNVESLTGGDPFYDRFPWFRMVGRSFIYLSNLLYPVPLVHKVAIVNERGDVRGYLRIAVQPVLDEESIDFNNGVKQSARLVFNEDDAKPKYRALNEKDDVQRYIDNGGLDSKLDAELEDVDSGRGIDSNSASECHENAEEPGEHLQVGKEFTFRVTVLQATGIGAEYADIFCQFNFLHRHEEAFSTEPVKNSASGAPLGFYHVQNITVPVTKSFIEYLKTQPIMFKIFGHYQTHPLHKDAKQEFVSRPPPRRMLPPSIPISQPVRSPKFGPLPCAPTSTVLAKHDVLVWFEICELAPNGEYVPSVVEHSDDLPCRGLFLLHQGIQRRIRITIVHEPTAEVKWKDINELVVGRIRNTPESSDEQDEDACVLSLGLFPGEALEVPGDDRSFYRFEAAWDSSLHNSALLNRVSQGGETIYITLSAYLELENCARPAIITKDLSMVIYGRDARTGPRSLKHLFSGQYRNPEANRLTGVYELALRRASEAGSPGVQRRQRRVLDTSSTYVRGEENLHGWRPRGDSLIFDHQWELEKLTRLEEVGRMRHLLLLRERLGMDTNPNPTTKTEKDVCNLAARAATSPVHMVIPQSPQTPIKDPQQIIPEREYNQREQDLMLKCLKLVQGRYTKSEANDTQTQSDVSPSDEGCADMTVSCISSNSMENNKFVIRRRLCSPDRSDAPNGWEAPAPATQPALPLRLYVPELEEIRVSPVVARKGLLNVLEHGGSGWKKRWVIVRRPYVFIYRSEKDPVERAVLNLATAHVECSEDQAAMVKIPNTFSVVTKHRGYLLQTLGDKEVHDWLYAINPLLAGQIKSRLARRTLEPASQTVSQIQANNAANASSANK; encoded by the exons ATGTCGTCGGTTAAGGTGGCGGTGCGAGTGCGCCCCTTCAACTCACGGGAAATAGCCAGGGAGTCGAAATGCATTATCGAGATGAGCGGGGCCACAACGG CCATTACCAACCCAAAAGTACCGCCAAACACAAGCGAATCAGTGAAGCGCTTTAACTTTGATTACTCCTACTGGTCACATGAT CACCATGATGCCGACTTCTCCACACAATCGATGGTCTACAAGGACATTGGGGAGGAGATGCTGCAGCACTCCTTCGATGGTTACAACGTCTGCATTTTCGCCTATGGCCAGACTGGTGCTGGCAAATCTTACACCATGATGGGCAGacaggaggagcagcaggagggTATCATACCCATGATTTGCAAAGATCTATTCGGTCGTATCCAGCAAACAGAGACCGATGATCTCAAATATTCG GTTGAAGTCTCTTATATGGAAATTTATTGCGAGCGCGTCCGGGACTTGCTGAATCCCAAGAACAAAGGCAATTTACGAGTCAGAGAGCATCCTCTGCTGGGTCCCTATGTTGAGGACCTGTCGAAATTGGCAGTCACTGATTACCAGGACATACACGATCTCATTGATGAGGGCAACAAGGCGCG AACTGTGGCCGCCACCAACATGAATGAAACCAGCTCCCGCTCCCATGCGGTGTTTACCATCTTTTTCACCCAGCGTCGTCATGATGCGATGACCGATCTGACCACAGAAAAGGTATCCAAGATCAGCTTGGTGGATCTGGCTGGCTCCGAGCGAGCGGATTCCACTGGCGCCAAGGGCACCCGTTTGAAGGAGGGAGCCAACATCAACAAGTCCCTGACCACTTTGGGCAAAGTTATTTCAGCTCTGGCGGAAGTT GCCTCTAAGAAAAAGAATGCTAAGAAGGCAGACTTTATTCCGTACCGTGATTCGGCCCTGACTTGGTTACTCCGTGAGAACCTGGGAGGTAATTCCAAAACAGCTATGATTGCAGCCATCTCTCCAGCTGATATCAACTACGATGAAACTCTCAGCACACTGCG CTATGCGGATCGTGCCAAGCAAATTGTTTGCAAGGCTGTCGTCAACGAAGACGCCAATGCCAAGCTTATACGCGAACTCAAGGAGGAGATCCAGAAACTGCGGGATCTATTGAAAGCCGAGGGTATTGAAGTTCAAGAAG AGGATGAACTCACCAAGTCCACGGTGATCAAGTCCCCCACCAAGTCCCGAAACCGTAATGGATCCACCACGGAAATGGCGGTGGATCAGCTCCAGGCCAGCGAGAAACTCATAGCAG AACTCAACGAGACCTGGGAGGAGAAACTCAAGCGCACCGAGGAGATTCGTCTGCAACGTGAGGCGGTCTTCGCCGAGATGGGTGTGGCCGTCAAGGAGGATGGCATTACTGTGGGCGTGTTCTCCCCCAAGAAAACCCCACATTTGGTGAATCTCAATGAAGATCCCAATCTATCCGAGTGTCTGCTCTACTACATCAAGGATGGCTTGACCCGTTTGGGTACGCATGAGGCTAATGTGCCCCAGGACATTCAGCTCTCTGGGTCGCACATCCTCAAGGAGCACTGCACTTTCGAGAACCGCAACAGCACTGTTACCCTGTTGCCGCACAAGGACGCCATCATCTATGTGAATGGCCGTAAACTGGTAGAGCCAGAAGTCCTCAAGACCGGATCGCGTGTGATTTTGGGCAAGAACCATGTCTTCCGATTCACCAATCCGGAGCAGGCTCGCGAGCTGCGAGACAAGATCGAGACCGAAACCGAGGCAGAAAACGAGGTTGAGAAGGCCGACACCCAGCAGGTCGACTGGAACTTTGCCCAGTGCGAGTTGCTCGAGAAGCAGGGAATCGATCTCAAGGCCGAGATGAAGAAGCGATTGGACAACCTGGAGGAGCAATACAAGCGCGAGAAGCTCCAGGCCGACCAGCAGTTCGAGGAGCAGCGCAAGACCTACGAGGCACGCATAGATGCCTTGCAGAAGCAGGTGGAGGAGCAGTCGATGACCATGTCGATGTACAGCAGCTACTCCCCGGAAGATTTCCACCAGGAGGAGGATGTCTATA CCAACCCAAATTACGAGTCCTGCTGGACTGCTCGAGAGGCTGGCTTGGCTGCCTGGGCCTTCCGCAAGTGGCGTTACCATCAATTCACATCCTTGCGGGATGATCTTTGGGGCAATGCCATATTCCTTAAGGAGGCCAATGCCATTTCTGTTGAGTTGAAGAAGAAG GTGCAATTCCAATTCACGCTCTTGACCGACACCTTGTACTCCCCTCTGCCACCTGAGCTGGCCTCCAGCGTGGCTCCTCTGCAGCAGGAGGACGAGTTCGGAGCTCCACCAGTCTCCAAGACCTTGGTGGCTGTAGAGGTGACCGACACCAAAAACGGAGCTACTCACTACTGGTCGCTGGAGAAGCTACG ACAACGCCTGGAACTGATGCGCGAAATGTATCACAATGAGGCCGAGATGAGCCCCACTTCGCCGGACTACAATGTGGAGAGCCTCACGGGCGGGGATCCCTTCTACGACCGGTTCCCCTGGTTCCGAATGGTCGGACGCTCCTTTATCTATCTGAGCAATTTGCTCTATCCCGTTCCCTTGGTCCATAAAGTGGCCATTGTCAACGAGCGCGGCGATGTGCGTGGCTATCTAAGGATTGCCGTTCAACCGGTCCTGGACGAGGAGTCCATTGACTTTAATAATGGTGTGAAGCAGTCGGCTCGCTTGGTCTTCAATGAGGACGATGCCAAGCCCAAGTACCGAGCTCTTAACGAAAAGGATGATGTCCAGAGGTACATTGATAATGGAGGTCTTGATAGCAAACTTGATG CGGAACTTGAGGATGTGGATTCTGGTCGTGGCATTGACTCTAACTCAGCTTCTGAGTGCCATGAGAATGCGGAGGAACCTGGCGAGCATCTGCAAGTGGGCAAGGAGTTTACCTTCCGTGTTACTGTGCTCCAGGCCACTGGCATTGGAGCTGAATATGCAGATATATTCTGTCAGTTTAA CTTCTTGCATCGTCATGAGGAGGCCTTCTCCACCGAGCCGGTCAAGAACTCTGCTTCGGGTGCTCCCTTGGGCTTCTATCATGTTCAGAAT ATTACTGTTCCCGTGACCAAATCCTTCATTGAGTACTTGAAGACCCAACCCATCATGTTCAAGATCTTTGGACACTACCAGACACATCCTTTGCACAAGGATGCCAAGCAGGAGTTTGTATCCCGGCCACCACCGCGTCGTATGCTGCCCCCCAGCATTCCCATCAGCCAGCCAGTGCGCAGCCCCAAGTTTGGACCCCTACCCTGTGCCCCCACTTCCACGGTTCTGGCCAAGCACGATGTCCTGGTCTGGTTCGAGATTTGTGAATTGGCTCCCAACGGAGAATACGTGCCATCG GTGGTAGAGCACAGTGACGATCTTCCCTGCCGAGGATTGTTCCTTTTGCATCAGGGCATCCAACGGCGTATACGCATCACCATCGTCCATGAGCCCACTGCGGAGGTCAAGTGGAAGGACATCAACGAGCTGGTGGTAGGACGTATTCGCAATACTCCAGAGTCGTCCGATGAGCAGGATGAGGATGCTTGTGTCCTGTCTCTGGGTCTCTTCCCCGGCGAGGCGCTGGAGGTGCCCGGAGACGATCGCTCTTTCTACCGCTTTGAGGCGGCCTGGGATTCTAGCCTGCACAACTCGGCGCTGCTCAACCGCGTCTCCCAGGGCGGCGAGACCATCTACATTACTCTCAGCGCCTATTTGGAG TTGGAGAACTGCGCCCGCCCGGCCATCATCACCAAGGACCTCAGCATGGTCATATACGGACGCGACGCCCGTACCGGCCCTCGTTCTCTGAAGCATCTCTTCTCCGGACAATATCGCAACCCGGAGGCCAACCGCCTCACCGGCGTCTACGAGCTGGCGCTGCGCAGAGCATCCGAAGCAGGTAGTCCAG GTGTGCAGAGGCGTCAGCGGCGAGTGCTGGACACCAGCTCCACGTATGTGCGCGGCGAGGAGAACCTGCACGGCTGGCGGCCAAGGGGCGACTCCCTGATCTTCGATCACCAGTGGGAGCTGGAGAAACTGACTCGGCTGGAGGAGGTGGGCCGAATGCGGCACCTGCTTTTGTTGCGCGAGCGCCTGGGAATGGACACCAACCCGAATCCGACCACCAAGACCGAGAAGGACGTGTGCAATTTGGCTGCCAGGGCGGCCACCTCACCGGTTCACATGGTGATTCCCCAGTCACCGCAAACGCCCATCAAGGATCCGCAACAAATCATTCCAGAAAGGGAGTACAACCAAAGGGAGCAGGATCTTATGCTCAAGTGCTTGAAGCTGGTGCAGG GACGCTACACCAAGAGCGAGGCCAACGACACACAGACCCAGTCGGATGTCTCGCCCAGCGACGAGGGCTGTGCTGACATGACCGTCAGCTGCATCTCCAGCAACTCAATGGA AAACAACAAATTTGTAATTCGACGCAG ATTATGTTCGCCCGATCGCTCCGATGCCCCCAATGGCTGGGAGGCCCCTGCACCGGCCACACAGCCGGCCCTGCCCCTACGTCTCTATGTCCCGGAGCTGGAGGAGATTCGTGTCAGTCCTGTGGTTGCCCGCAAGGGTCTCTTGAATGTCCTGGAGCATGGCGGCTCTGGATGGAAGAAGCGCTGGGTG ATCGTTCGTCGTCCTTATGTGTTTATCTACCGCTCGGAGAAGGATCCCGTTGAACGGGCTGTTCTTAATCTGGCCACCGCCCATGTCGAGTGCAGTGAAGATCAGGCGGCCATGGTCAAGATTCCAAACACCTTCAG CGTGGTGACCAAACATCGTGGCTATTTGCTCCAAACCCTTGGCGACAAAGAAGTGCACGACTGGCTGTACGCCATTAACCCCTTGCTGGCTGGGCAGATCAA ATCCCGCCTGGCGCGAAGGACTTTGGAGCCGGCCAGCCAGACCGTTTCGCAGATCCAGGCCAACAACGCCGCGAACGCCAGCAGTGCGAACAAATGA
- the unc-104 gene encoding kinesin-like protein unc-104 isoform X5, which translates to MSSVKVAVRVRPFNSREIARESKCIIEMSGATTAITNPKVPPNTSESVKRFNFDYSYWSHDHHDADFSTQSMVYKDIGEEMLQHSFDGYNVCIFAYGQTGAGKSYTMMGRQEEQQEGIIPMICKDLFGRIQQTETDDLKYSVEVSYMEIYCERVRDLLNPKNKGNLRVREHPLLGPYVEDLSKLAVTDYQDIHDLIDEGNKARTVAATNMNETSSRSHAVFTIFFTQRRHDAMTDLTTEKVSKISLVDLAGSERADSTGAKGTRLKEGANINKSLTTLGKVISALAEVASKKKNAKKADFIPYRDSALTWLLRENLGGNSKTAMIAAISPADINYDETLSTLRYADRAKQIVCKAVVNEDANAKLIRELKEEIQKLRDLLKAEGIEVQEEDELTKSTVIKSPTKSRNRNGSTTEMAVDQLQASEKLIAELNETWEEKLKRTEEIRLQREAVFAEMGVAVKEDGITVGVFSPKKTPHLVNLNEDPNLSECLLYYIKDGLTRLGTHEANVPQDIQLSGSHILKEHCTFENRNSTVTLLPHKDAIIYVNGRKLVEPEVLKTGSRVILGKNHVFRFTNPEQARELRDKIETETEAENEVEKADTQQVDWNFAQCELLEKQGIDLKAEMKKRLDNLEEQYKREKLQADQQFEEQRKTYEARIDALQKQVEEQSMTMSMYSSYSPEDFHQEEDVYTNPNYESCWTAREAGLAAWAFRKWRYHQFTSLRDDLWGNAIFLKEANAISVELKKKVQFQFTLLTDTLYSPLPPELASSVAPLQQEDEFGAPPVSKTLVAVEVTDTKNGATHYWSLEKLRQRLELMREMYHNEAEMSPTSPDYNVESLTGGDPFYDRFPWFRMVGRSFIYLSNLLYPVPLVHKVAIVNERGDVRGYLRIAVQPVLDEESIDFNNGVKQSARLVFNEDDAKPKYRALNEKDDVQRYIDNGGLDSKLDAELEDVDSGRGIDSNSASECHENAEEPGEHLQVGKEFTFRVTVLQATGIGAEYADIFCQFNFLHRHEEAFSTEPVKNSASGAPLGFYHVQNITVPVTKSFIEYLKTQPIMFKIFGHYQTHPLHKDAKQEFVSRPPPRRMLPPSIPISQPVRSPKFGPLPCAPTSTVLAKHDVLVWFEICELAPNGEYVPSVVEHSDDLPCRGLFLLHQGIQRRIRITIVHEPTAEVKWKDINELVVGRIRNTPESSDEQDEDACVLSLGLFPGEALEVPGDDRSFYRFEAAWDSSLHNSALLNRVSQGGETIYITLSAYLELENCARPAIITKDLSMVIYGRDARTGPRSLKHLFSGQYRNPEANRLTGVYELALRRASEAGSPGVQRRQRRVLDTSSTYVRGEENLHGWRPRGDSLIFDHQWELEKLTRLEEVGRMRHLLLLRERLGMDTNPNPTTKTEKDVCNLAARAATSPVHMVIPQSPQTPIKDPQQIIPEREYNQREQDLMLKCLKLVQGRYTKSEANDTQTQSDVSPSDEGCADMTVSCISSNSMELCSPDRSDAPNGWEAPAPATQPALPLRLYVPELEEIRVSPVVARKGLLNVLEHGGSGWKKRWVIVRRPYVFIYRSEKDPVERAVLNLATAHVECSEDQAAMVKIPNTFSVVTKHRGYLLQTLGDKEVHDWLYAINPLLAGQIKSRLARRTLEPASQTVSQIQANNAANASSANK; encoded by the exons ATGTCGTCGGTTAAGGTGGCGGTGCGAGTGCGCCCCTTCAACTCACGGGAAATAGCCAGGGAGTCGAAATGCATTATCGAGATGAGCGGGGCCACAACGG CCATTACCAACCCAAAAGTACCGCCAAACACAAGCGAATCAGTGAAGCGCTTTAACTTTGATTACTCCTACTGGTCACATGAT CACCATGATGCCGACTTCTCCACACAATCGATGGTCTACAAGGACATTGGGGAGGAGATGCTGCAGCACTCCTTCGATGGTTACAACGTCTGCATTTTCGCCTATGGCCAGACTGGTGCTGGCAAATCTTACACCATGATGGGCAGacaggaggagcagcaggagggTATCATACCCATGATTTGCAAAGATCTATTCGGTCGTATCCAGCAAACAGAGACCGATGATCTCAAATATTCG GTTGAAGTCTCTTATATGGAAATTTATTGCGAGCGCGTCCGGGACTTGCTGAATCCCAAGAACAAAGGCAATTTACGAGTCAGAGAGCATCCTCTGCTGGGTCCCTATGTTGAGGACCTGTCGAAATTGGCAGTCACTGATTACCAGGACATACACGATCTCATTGATGAGGGCAACAAGGCGCG AACTGTGGCCGCCACCAACATGAATGAAACCAGCTCCCGCTCCCATGCGGTGTTTACCATCTTTTTCACCCAGCGTCGTCATGATGCGATGACCGATCTGACCACAGAAAAGGTATCCAAGATCAGCTTGGTGGATCTGGCTGGCTCCGAGCGAGCGGATTCCACTGGCGCCAAGGGCACCCGTTTGAAGGAGGGAGCCAACATCAACAAGTCCCTGACCACTTTGGGCAAAGTTATTTCAGCTCTGGCGGAAGTT GCCTCTAAGAAAAAGAATGCTAAGAAGGCAGACTTTATTCCGTACCGTGATTCGGCCCTGACTTGGTTACTCCGTGAGAACCTGGGAGGTAATTCCAAAACAGCTATGATTGCAGCCATCTCTCCAGCTGATATCAACTACGATGAAACTCTCAGCACACTGCG CTATGCGGATCGTGCCAAGCAAATTGTTTGCAAGGCTGTCGTCAACGAAGACGCCAATGCCAAGCTTATACGCGAACTCAAGGAGGAGATCCAGAAACTGCGGGATCTATTGAAAGCCGAGGGTATTGAAGTTCAAGAAG AGGATGAACTCACCAAGTCCACGGTGATCAAGTCCCCCACCAAGTCCCGAAACCGTAATGGATCCACCACGGAAATGGCGGTGGATCAGCTCCAGGCCAGCGAGAAACTCATAGCAG AACTCAACGAGACCTGGGAGGAGAAACTCAAGCGCACCGAGGAGATTCGTCTGCAACGTGAGGCGGTCTTCGCCGAGATGGGTGTGGCCGTCAAGGAGGATGGCATTACTGTGGGCGTGTTCTCCCCCAAGAAAACCCCACATTTGGTGAATCTCAATGAAGATCCCAATCTATCCGAGTGTCTGCTCTACTACATCAAGGATGGCTTGACCCGTTTGGGTACGCATGAGGCTAATGTGCCCCAGGACATTCAGCTCTCTGGGTCGCACATCCTCAAGGAGCACTGCACTTTCGAGAACCGCAACAGCACTGTTACCCTGTTGCCGCACAAGGACGCCATCATCTATGTGAATGGCCGTAAACTGGTAGAGCCAGAAGTCCTCAAGACCGGATCGCGTGTGATTTTGGGCAAGAACCATGTCTTCCGATTCACCAATCCGGAGCAGGCTCGCGAGCTGCGAGACAAGATCGAGACCGAAACCGAGGCAGAAAACGAGGTTGAGAAGGCCGACACCCAGCAGGTCGACTGGAACTTTGCCCAGTGCGAGTTGCTCGAGAAGCAGGGAATCGATCTCAAGGCCGAGATGAAGAAGCGATTGGACAACCTGGAGGAGCAATACAAGCGCGAGAAGCTCCAGGCCGACCAGCAGTTCGAGGAGCAGCGCAAGACCTACGAGGCACGCATAGATGCCTTGCAGAAGCAGGTGGAGGAGCAGTCGATGACCATGTCGATGTACAGCAGCTACTCCCCGGAAGATTTCCACCAGGAGGAGGATGTCTATA CCAACCCAAATTACGAGTCCTGCTGGACTGCTCGAGAGGCTGGCTTGGCTGCCTGGGCCTTCCGCAAGTGGCGTTACCATCAATTCACATCCTTGCGGGATGATCTTTGGGGCAATGCCATATTCCTTAAGGAGGCCAATGCCATTTCTGTTGAGTTGAAGAAGAAG GTGCAATTCCAATTCACGCTCTTGACCGACACCTTGTACTCCCCTCTGCCACCTGAGCTGGCCTCCAGCGTGGCTCCTCTGCAGCAGGAGGACGAGTTCGGAGCTCCACCAGTCTCCAAGACCTTGGTGGCTGTAGAGGTGACCGACACCAAAAACGGAGCTACTCACTACTGGTCGCTGGAGAAGCTACG ACAACGCCTGGAACTGATGCGCGAAATGTATCACAATGAGGCCGAGATGAGCCCCACTTCGCCGGACTACAATGTGGAGAGCCTCACGGGCGGGGATCCCTTCTACGACCGGTTCCCCTGGTTCCGAATGGTCGGACGCTCCTTTATCTATCTGAGCAATTTGCTCTATCCCGTTCCCTTGGTCCATAAAGTGGCCATTGTCAACGAGCGCGGCGATGTGCGTGGCTATCTAAGGATTGCCGTTCAACCGGTCCTGGACGAGGAGTCCATTGACTTTAATAATGGTGTGAAGCAGTCGGCTCGCTTGGTCTTCAATGAGGACGATGCCAAGCCCAAGTACCGAGCTCTTAACGAAAAGGATGATGTCCAGAGGTACATTGATAATGGAGGTCTTGATAGCAAACTTGATG CGGAACTTGAGGATGTGGATTCTGGTCGTGGCATTGACTCTAACTCAGCTTCTGAGTGCCATGAGAATGCGGAGGAACCTGGCGAGCATCTGCAAGTGGGCAAGGAGTTTACCTTCCGTGTTACTGTGCTCCAGGCCACTGGCATTGGAGCTGAATATGCAGATATATTCTGTCAGTTTAA CTTCTTGCATCGTCATGAGGAGGCCTTCTCCACCGAGCCGGTCAAGAACTCTGCTTCGGGTGCTCCCTTGGGCTTCTATCATGTTCAGAAT ATTACTGTTCCCGTGACCAAATCCTTCATTGAGTACTTGAAGACCCAACCCATCATGTTCAAGATCTTTGGACACTACCAGACACATCCTTTGCACAAGGATGCCAAGCAGGAGTTTGTATCCCGGCCACCACCGCGTCGTATGCTGCCCCCCAGCATTCCCATCAGCCAGCCAGTGCGCAGCCCCAAGTTTGGACCCCTACCCTGTGCCCCCACTTCCACGGTTCTGGCCAAGCACGATGTCCTGGTCTGGTTCGAGATTTGTGAATTGGCTCCCAACGGAGAATACGTGCCATCG GTGGTAGAGCACAGTGACGATCTTCCCTGCCGAGGATTGTTCCTTTTGCATCAGGGCATCCAACGGCGTATACGCATCACCATCGTCCATGAGCCCACTGCGGAGGTCAAGTGGAAGGACATCAACGAGCTGGTGGTAGGACGTATTCGCAATACTCCAGAGTCGTCCGATGAGCAGGATGAGGATGCTTGTGTCCTGTCTCTGGGTCTCTTCCCCGGCGAGGCGCTGGAGGTGCCCGGAGACGATCGCTCTTTCTACCGCTTTGAGGCGGCCTGGGATTCTAGCCTGCACAACTCGGCGCTGCTCAACCGCGTCTCCCAGGGCGGCGAGACCATCTACATTACTCTCAGCGCCTATTTGGAG TTGGAGAACTGCGCCCGCCCGGCCATCATCACCAAGGACCTCAGCATGGTCATATACGGACGCGACGCCCGTACCGGCCCTCGTTCTCTGAAGCATCTCTTCTCCGGACAATATCGCAACCCGGAGGCCAACCGCCTCACCGGCGTCTACGAGCTGGCGCTGCGCAGAGCATCCGAAGCAGGTAGTCCAG GTGTGCAGAGGCGTCAGCGGCGAGTGCTGGACACCAGCTCCACGTATGTGCGCGGCGAGGAGAACCTGCACGGCTGGCGGCCAAGGGGCGACTCCCTGATCTTCGATCACCAGTGGGAGCTGGAGAAACTGACTCGGCTGGAGGAGGTGGGCCGAATGCGGCACCTGCTTTTGTTGCGCGAGCGCCTGGGAATGGACACCAACCCGAATCCGACCACCAAGACCGAGAAGGACGTGTGCAATTTGGCTGCCAGGGCGGCCACCTCACCGGTTCACATGGTGATTCCCCAGTCACCGCAAACGCCCATCAAGGATCCGCAACAAATCATTCCAGAAAGGGAGTACAACCAAAGGGAGCAGGATCTTATGCTCAAGTGCTTGAAGCTGGTGCAGG GACGCTACACCAAGAGCGAGGCCAACGACACACAGACCCAGTCGGATGTCTCGCCCAGCGACGAGGGCTGTGCTGACATGACCGTCAGCTGCATCTCCAGCAACTCAATGGA ATTATGTTCGCCCGATCGCTCCGATGCCCCCAATGGCTGGGAGGCCCCTGCACCGGCCACACAGCCGGCCCTGCCCCTACGTCTCTATGTCCCGGAGCTGGAGGAGATTCGTGTCAGTCCTGTGGTTGCCCGCAAGGGTCTCTTGAATGTCCTGGAGCATGGCGGCTCTGGATGGAAGAAGCGCTGGGTG ATCGTTCGTCGTCCTTATGTGTTTATCTACCGCTCGGAGAAGGATCCCGTTGAACGGGCTGTTCTTAATCTGGCCACCGCCCATGTCGAGTGCAGTGAAGATCAGGCGGCCATGGTCAAGATTCCAAACACCTTCAG CGTGGTGACCAAACATCGTGGCTATTTGCTCCAAACCCTTGGCGACAAAGAAGTGCACGACTGGCTGTACGCCATTAACCCCTTGCTGGCTGGGCAGATCAA ATCCCGCCTGGCGCGAAGGACTTTGGAGCCGGCCAGCCAGACCGTTTCGCAGATCCAGGCCAACAACGCCGCGAACGCCAGCAGTGCGAACAAATGA